From the Acinetobacter wanghuae genome, one window contains:
- the hisIE gene encoding bifunctional phosphoribosyl-AMP cyclohydrolase/phosphoribosyl-ATP diphosphatase HisIE — MNNVQWLDEVKFNEQGLVPAIAQHHQSGRVLMVAWMNREALTLTAEKNQAVYFSRSRNKLWHKGEESGHFQTVHEIRLDCDADVIVLQIEQHGGIACHTGRESCFYRKLTANGWEIVDAQIKDPAAIYGEKSINPHTLAMNASNAQSEQVEVLSYLGQMMAERKQADPDSSYVAKLYHKGLNKILEKVGEESFETVLAAKEFQAKASVDNKNDLIYEVADLWFHTIVMLGYFDLDVQLVLNELARRQGLSGLVEKANRQH, encoded by the coding sequence ATGAACAATGTGCAATGGCTCGATGAAGTAAAATTTAACGAACAAGGCTTAGTGCCTGCTATTGCTCAGCATCATCAAAGCGGTCGTGTGTTGATGGTGGCGTGGATGAACCGTGAGGCATTAACATTAACCGCTGAAAAAAACCAAGCGGTGTATTTCTCACGTTCACGCAATAAATTGTGGCATAAGGGTGAAGAATCAGGTCATTTCCAAACCGTACATGAAATCCGTTTGGACTGCGATGCTGACGTGATTGTGTTGCAAATTGAACAGCATGGTGGCATTGCTTGTCATACCGGTCGCGAGTCTTGTTTCTACCGTAAATTAACTGCAAATGGTTGGGAAATTGTCGACGCACAAATTAAAGACCCTGCTGCAATCTACGGTGAAAAATCAATAAATCCACATACGCTTGCGATGAATGCATCCAATGCCCAATCTGAACAAGTGGAAGTATTGTCTTACCTTGGTCAAATGATGGCAGAGCGTAAACAGGCAGATCCCGATTCATCGTATGTGGCAAAGCTTTACCATAAAGGCTTAAACAAAATTTTAGAAAAAGTCGGTGAAGAGAGTTTTGAAACAGTTCTTGCCGCAAAAGAATTCCAAGCGAAAGCTTCTGTAGACAATAAAAATGATTTGATCTATGAAGTCGCAGATCTATGGTTCCATACTATTGTGATGCTCGGTTACTTCGATCTTGATGTACAGTTGGTCTTAAATGAACTCGCACGTCGTCAAGGTTTATCTGGTTTGGTTGAAAAAGCCAATCGTCAGCACTAA
- a CDS encoding UvrD-helicase domain-containing protein has protein sequence MSIQKPTATYEQATAIDNARLGKSFKVIAYAGTGKTTTLQMISDAMPERRGMYLAFNKAIASEAQSKFHRGVDCRTFHSLAFRSVPRGVTDKLRLPRLSPSFIAKEYRLEPMTLRRMMGGRFEKYVLMPSRLASLVANAVSYFCSTSSQYPAPRHIQAPSWLHPDDIEALQKRLYPAVERRWLESIDPNHQAGIGHDIYLKLWALSEPNIPADYVLFDEAQDADPLMLGILLKQRNTQVIYVGDAHQQIYAWRGAVNAMQQLPLPESRLTTSFRFGEEIALNANAILGALKETVPLLGNPLLNSKVVNKPHTKMRDAILCRTNARAMELLLSGLVSGDKVSLQADHVKLNRFVDAAAMLKQGKRVIDVPELAWFNSWHDVHEYCETNDGSDIKPLVKLVDEHGTEPLKRALAKITPIGQADYIISTAHKAKGLEWERVHIEDDYQFKLNEKDHKISDEELRLLYVACTRAKVSLNIHHIYDLIQQLKITMPQSLRKVAG, from the coding sequence GTGTCTATTCAAAAACCCACTGCGACTTATGAGCAAGCCACTGCTATTGATAACGCACGTCTGGGCAAATCCTTTAAAGTCATTGCTTATGCAGGCACAGGTAAAACCACAACCTTACAAATGATTAGCGATGCCATGCCCGAGCGGCGTGGCATGTATTTGGCATTTAATAAAGCCATTGCCAGTGAAGCACAATCCAAGTTTCACCGTGGGGTCGATTGTCGTACTTTTCACTCCCTTGCATTTCGCAGTGTTCCACGTGGAGTCACCGACAAATTACGCTTACCACGCTTAAGCCCAAGCTTTATTGCCAAAGAATATCGTTTAGAACCGATGACGCTACGTCGTATGATGGGCGGACGCTTTGAAAAATATGTCCTCATGCCCTCGCGCCTTGCAAGTTTAGTGGCGAATGCGGTCAGTTACTTCTGTTCAACCAGCTCGCAGTACCCTGCCCCACGACATATTCAAGCACCCAGTTGGTTACATCCCGATGATATTGAAGCCTTACAAAAAAGGCTGTATCCCGCGGTTGAACGTCGTTGGTTAGAATCGATTGATCCGAATCATCAAGCGGGTATTGGACATGATATTTATTTAAAACTATGGGCATTGTCTGAGCCCAATATTCCTGCCGACTATGTATTGTTTGATGAAGCACAAGATGCTGATCCACTCATGCTTGGAATTTTGCTGAAACAGCGCAATACCCAAGTGATTTATGTCGGTGATGCTCATCAACAGATTTATGCTTGGCGTGGTGCAGTCAATGCTATGCAACAACTGCCCTTACCTGAATCGCGCTTAACCACATCATTCCGTTTTGGTGAAGAAATAGCATTGAATGCCAATGCGATTTTAGGTGCGTTAAAAGAAACTGTTCCACTTTTGGGTAATCCGCTTTTAAATTCTAAAGTCGTCAATAAACCACATACCAAAATGCGTGATGCGATTTTATGTCGTACCAATGCGCGTGCGATGGAATTATTACTTTCAGGATTGGTCAGTGGCGATAAAGTGAGTCTGCAAGCAGATCATGTGAAGCTGAATCGTTTTGTCGATGCTGCAGCGATGCTGAAACAAGGCAAACGTGTCATCGATGTGCCTGAATTGGCTTGGTTTAATTCATGGCATGACGTACACGAATACTGTGAAACCAACGATGGCAGTGACATTAAACCCTTGGTTAAACTTGTCGATGAGCACGGGACTGAGCCTTTAAAACGTGCTTTAGCGAAGATTACCCCGATTGGTCAAGCTGACTATATTATTTCTACGGCGCATAAAGCCAAAGGTTTGGAATGGGAACGCGTACACATCGAGGACGATTACCAATTCAAACTCAATGAAAAAGACCATAAAATTAGTGACGAAGAGTTACGATTACTTTACGTGGCGTGTACACGTGCTAAAGTGAGTTTAAATATTCACCACATTTATGACCTGATTCAACAGTTGAAAATCACCATGCCACAATCCCTAAGAAAGGTGGCAGGCTAA
- a CDS encoding AAA family ATPase — MQVKSLQLKHVLHFSNITLNFDYTNAPITLILGNQGSGKTTLLRFCYQSLTWFAARQRDIRTAGLVMLDQDIMHNRLQSKVEIKVHFPEEIGSFPESSDLSDVSKQDCTWQMYKTLNSQGVGLSKVETQQLESMLNLYQTALKKDPLLGLPLIAYYPAERFVNEVNLISKNNPLIFQPTHAYELTAIPFTTFARFFEWFREISDIENAQSTATIQSILKHAQNDQSSTDAITEHLAKMTANVHAPSLQSFKDALAIIVPEVSDLYLKYHPKLQLMVGYQNTVMNFQQLPNSIRNWVALVGDVVRRLCILNPNSLFPCQEGNGILMIDAIDHQLDQDHASTILNRLHQAFPNVQIIATAHREELLEHAHDFQCLRLENKKLLPIQLEANQFQLEQIYAELTTNIVKDDTNSAVDALIEPITETVSVTSMFESIQQLLSAEQQQELKNLLEHAQDSSSPNTSKSRFNP; from the coding sequence ATGCAAGTCAAATCATTACAACTCAAACATGTCCTTCATTTTTCGAATATTACGCTGAATTTCGACTATACAAATGCGCCCATCACGCTCATTTTAGGCAACCAAGGCTCAGGTAAAACCACGCTGCTCCGTTTTTGCTATCAAAGTTTAACTTGGTTTGCAGCACGGCAACGCGATATCCGTACAGCCGGCTTGGTGATGCTGGATCAAGACATCATGCACAACCGTTTGCAATCCAAAGTTGAAATTAAAGTTCATTTCCCTGAAGAAATCGGTTCATTCCCTGAATCAAGTGATTTAAGCGATGTGTCAAAGCAGGATTGCACATGGCAAATGTATAAAACCTTAAATTCACAAGGCGTTGGCTTAAGCAAAGTGGAAACTCAGCAGCTCGAAAGCATGCTGAATTTGTATCAAACAGCTTTAAAGAAAGATCCATTACTCGGTTTACCTTTAATTGCTTACTATCCAGCGGAACGCTTCGTGAATGAAGTCAATTTGATCAGTAAGAATAATCCGCTCATTTTTCAACCCACACATGCTTATGAGCTAACTGCAATTCCGTTCACCACTTTTGCGCGTTTTTTTGAGTGGTTTCGTGAAATTAGCGACATTGAAAATGCACAAAGTACTGCCACGATTCAAAGCATTTTAAAACATGCGCAAAATGACCAGAGTTCAACAGATGCCATCACAGAGCATTTAGCAAAGATGACTGCCAACGTGCATGCGCCAAGTCTGCAATCCTTCAAAGATGCGCTAGCAATTATTGTTCCTGAAGTCAGTGATCTTTATCTAAAATATCATCCAAAATTACAATTGATGGTCGGTTATCAAAATACCGTCATGAACTTCCAACAACTGCCGAACAGTATTCGCAATTGGGTGGCATTGGTCGGTGATGTGGTACGTCGGCTGTGTATTTTAAATCCCAATAGCCTATTTCCGTGTCAGGAAGGCAATGGCATTTTAATGATTGACGCGATTGATCATCAATTGGATCAAGATCATGCGAGTACGATTCTAAATCGTCTCCATCAAGCATTTCCAAATGTGCAGATTATTGCAACTGCACATCGTGAAGAATTACTTGAACACGCACATGACTTTCAATGCTTGAGACTGGAAAATAAAAAATTACTACCGATTCAACTTGAAGCTAATCAATTCCAACTTGAGCAAATTTATGCAGAATTAACTACGAATATAGTGAAGGATGATACAAATAGTGCAGTTGATGCATTGATAGAACCCATTACCGAAACGGTCAGCGTGACATCCATGTTTGAATCTATTCAGCAATTGCTTTCAGCTGAGCAACAACAGGAACTTAAAAACTTATTGGAACACGCTCAGGATTCATCTTCACCCAATACTTCAAAATCAAGATTTAATCCATAA
- a CDS encoding SDR family NAD(P)-dependent oxidoreductase, with protein MRKPDVKAKLQKKLQEKVNGKTILITGASSGIGLTTAYRLADAGAHILLVARTKDTLNQVKQEIEAKGGKASVFPCDLNDMDSIDAVSKQIIATVDQIDILINNAGRSIRRAVHESTDRFHDFERTMQLNYFGSVRLILNILPQMMIRRDGHIINISSIGVLANATRFSAYVASKAALDAFSRCLSAEVHSHRIAITSIYMPLVRTPMIAPTKIYKYVPTLSPEQATDLIAYAIIKRPKKVATGLGRLASITYSIAPDINNKLMSIGYNLFPSSSASVGGQQKLNWVQKAYARLFPGEHW; from the coding sequence ATGAGGAAGCCTGACGTGAAAGCTAAACTACAGAAAAAATTGCAAGAAAAAGTAAATGGTAAAACCATCTTAATTACAGGTGCTTCAAGCGGTATCGGACTCACAACAGCCTATCGATTAGCCGATGCAGGCGCACATATTTTACTAGTTGCGCGAACCAAAGACACCTTAAATCAAGTCAAACAAGAGATTGAAGCCAAAGGTGGTAAAGCGTCTGTTTTCCCGTGTGATTTAAATGACATGGACTCCATTGATGCGGTTTCCAAACAAATTATTGCCACTGTCGATCAAATTGATATTTTAATTAATAACGCAGGGCGTTCAATCCGCCGTGCGGTACATGAATCGACCGATCGTTTTCACGACTTTGAACGCACGATGCAACTCAATTATTTTGGTTCAGTACGTTTAATTTTAAATATTTTACCGCAAATGATGATTCGTCGTGATGGGCATATTATCAACATCAGCTCGATTGGTGTTTTAGCAAATGCGACCCGTTTCTCAGCTTATGTAGCATCAAAAGCAGCACTCGACGCATTCAGTCGCTGTCTATCTGCTGAAGTGCACTCACATCGCATTGCGATTACGTCGATTTATATGCCATTGGTGCGTACACCTATGATTGCACCGACCAAAATTTATAAATATGTGCCAACGCTATCCCCTGAACAAGCAACGGATCTGATCGCATATGCCATCATTAAACGACCGAAAAAAGTCGCAACAGGACTGGGACGACTGGCTTCAATTACCTATTCAATTGCACCTGATATCAATAATAAACTCATGTCGATTGGCTATAACCTCTTCCCAAGTTCATCGGCTTCAGTCGGTGGGCAGCAGAAACTGAATTGGGTACAAAAAGCATATGCACGCTTGTTCCCAGGTGAACATTGGTAA